The Deltaproteobacteria bacterium genome includes a region encoding these proteins:
- a CDS encoding ABC transporter substrate-binding protein produces YVEPFVEALRRVGRDLTREKVIAEMEKLENFQGIMGHVTYKPFKADDPLTRIGQQEIFLNQCMPDGTAKILTNWIKTTYIPMQH; encoded by the coding sequence TATGTGGAGCCCTTTGTCGAGGCCCTGCGGCGTGTCGGCCGCGACTTGACCCGCGAAAAAGTGATCGCGGAAATGGAAAAACTCGAAAACTTCCAGGGCATCATGGGACACGTCACCTACAAGCCGTTCAAGGCCGACGACCCGCTGACACGCATCGGGCAGCAGGAAATCTTTCTGAATCAATGCATGCCGGATGGAACCGCCAAGATCCTGACCAACTGGATCAAGACGACGTACATTCCCATGCAGCACTGA